A stretch of the Filimonas lacunae genome encodes the following:
- a CDS encoding 3-hydroxyacyl-CoA dehydrogenase NAD-binding domain-containing protein produces MSQTTVICVCGAGTMGSGIAQLAAQAGFTTIQFDMQENMLAKSRSSISSSLDKLVEKGKITADEATAVLSRISFTSTLENCVANVVIEAIIENKEAKTTLFNQLAALNTPDTIFATNTSSIAIDALAQEVVNPERVAGLHFFNPAPVMKLVEVIKGSKSSSKVINQLTQLAKTMGKTPVVCKDSPGFIVNRVARPYYLEAMRIVELHHTDIAGIDKLLEATGFKMGPFRLMDMIGMDVNFAVSNIVWEALDKPERLTPSLLQQQKVAAGELGRKTGKGFYQYL; encoded by the coding sequence ATGAGTCAAACAACTGTTATTTGTGTATGCGGTGCAGGAACTATGGGAAGTGGTATTGCCCAGCTGGCAGCACAAGCCGGTTTTACCACTATTCAGTTCGACATGCAGGAAAACATGCTTGCCAAAAGCCGCTCTTCTATCAGCAGTAGCCTGGACAAACTGGTGGAAAAGGGAAAGATAACAGCCGACGAAGCAACTGCTGTTCTATCCCGGATCTCCTTTACCAGCACACTGGAAAACTGCGTAGCCAACGTTGTGATAGAAGCCATTATTGAAAACAAAGAAGCAAAAACAACCCTCTTTAACCAACTGGCCGCCCTTAATACACCCGATACCATTTTCGCAACCAACACTTCCTCCATTGCTATTGATGCATTGGCACAGGAAGTGGTAAACCCGGAAAGGGTAGCAGGTTTACACTTTTTTAATCCCGCACCCGTAATGAAACTGGTAGAGGTAATTAAAGGCAGTAAAAGCAGCAGTAAGGTCATCAATCAGCTTACTCAACTGGCTAAAACCATGGGTAAAACACCGGTTGTTTGTAAAGATTCACCCGGCTTTATCGTCAATCGTGTAGCACGCCCTTATTACCTGGAAGCCATGCGTATTGTGGAATTACACCATACCGACATAGCCGGGATAGACAAGCTGCTGGAAGCCACCGGTTTTAAAATGGGGCCGTTTCGCCTGATGGACATGATTGGAATGGACGTGAACTTTGCCGTAAGCAATATTGTGTGGGAAGCACTGGATAAGCCAGAACGACTTACACCCAGTTTGCTGCAACAACAAAAAGTAGCGGCAGGAGAATTAGGCCGCAAAACAGGTAAAGGCTTTTATCAATACCTTTAG